AAGTCGGCGCTCAATCGGTGACCGCAGGACGCCTGGTGGAGTGCTTGCCGGGCGATTTCAGTTGACGTTGCGGCATGTTTGGAGCAGGACGCACCACCTTCGCAGTTGTTTCCCGAGATTAGACGACGCGCCGGGTCGCTGACCGGCTGCCCCGTGAGGAGAGGTCATGGCCAAGGAGAAGTTCGAGCGCAACAAGCCCCACGTGAACATCGGTACGATTGGGCACGTGGACCACGGCAAGACGTCGCTGACGGCCGCCATCACCAAGGTGCTGGCGAAGACGGGCGGCGCCACGTTCATGGCGTACGACCAGATCGACAAGGCGCCGGAGGAGCGTGAGCGCGGTATCA
The nucleotide sequence above comes from Pyxidicoccus xibeiensis. Encoded proteins:
- a CDS encoding GTP-binding protein, with translation MAKEKFERNKPHVNIGTIGHVDHGKTSLTAAITKVLAKTGGATFMAYDQIDKAPEERERGI